Proteins from a genomic interval of Treponema succinifaciens DSM 2489:
- a CDS encoding YitT family protein, which translates to MISVTTIIPTPSTFKRVILVIAGAVIFSMNLNSFAYAAELFPGGFAGISLLIQRAFLKFFNVKIPYTVLYFALNAVPVFISFKYIGKKFTIFSLLMIAVSSFLTDFIPSIRITDDLLLCSIFGGILNGLAITCCLYADATSGGTDFIAIYFSEKKGMDMWNMIFGMNICVLVVAGILFGWDKALYSIIFQFSSTQILNELYRRYQKITLLIITEKPDEMYQVVKNSTNHDATKFIGTGCYKNSEKTMLYTVVSADELGPLSRELKKCDSAAFINVLKTKEIFGRFFTRSKD; encoded by the coding sequence ATGATCAGTGTAACTACGATTATTCCGACACCTTCAACTTTTAAACGCGTGATTCTTGTTATTGCCGGCGCGGTTATTTTTTCCATGAATCTGAATTCTTTTGCCTATGCGGCGGAACTTTTTCCAGGCGGATTTGCAGGAATTTCGCTTTTGATTCAGCGCGCATTTTTGAAGTTTTTCAATGTGAAAATTCCGTATACAGTTTTGTATTTTGCGTTGAATGCAGTGCCGGTTTTTATAAGCTTTAAATACATTGGAAAGAAGTTCACAATTTTTTCTTTGCTGATGATTGCAGTTTCTTCATTTCTTACAGATTTTATTCCTTCAATCCGTATTACAGATGATTTGCTTTTGTGTTCGATTTTCGGCGGAATCTTAAACGGACTAGCCATAACTTGCTGTCTTTATGCTGATGCAACAAGCGGCGGAACGGACTTTATCGCAATTTATTTTTCTGAAAAAAAAGGCATGGATATGTGGAATATGATTTTTGGAATGAATATTTGCGTTCTTGTTGTAGCCGGAATTCTTTTTGGCTGGGACAAGGCGCTTTACTCGATTATTTTTCAGTTCAGCTCGACTCAAATTTTAAATGAGCTTTACCGACGCTACCAAAAAATCACTCTTTTGATTATTACGGAAAAACCTGACGAAATGTACCAGGTTGTAAAGAATTCTACAAATCATGACGCTACAAAATTTATTGGAACAGGCTGCTACAAAAATTCAGAAAAAACAATGCTTTATACGGTTGTTTCTGCGGATGAGCTTGGACCTTTGAGTCGCGAACTGAAAAAATGTGATTCTGCAGCTTTTATAAATGTTTTAAAAACAAAAGAAATTTTCGGGCGTTTTTTTACAAGAAGCAAAGATTAA
- the asnB gene encoding asparagine synthase B, which translates to MCGFVGAFDLNSGSQPIDEGLKEQLRSQVLDMSKKIRHRGPDWSGVYTGNNAILSHERLSIVDPLSGKQPLVSDDGKIILAANGEIYNHQEIRRQFAGKYSFKTQSDCEVIIPLYKKYRAEENGFCKMIEELSGIFAFALYDSEKDVYLIARDEIGVIPLYQAWDKQGRYYVASELKALEGQNMVSIEEFPNGHYFYSKDKKPALWYKRDWEEFSAVENAKRATDDNGEIINEDVIQNVRDGLEKAVKQQLMSDVPYGVLLSGGLDSTVIAAITQKFAKKRIETGSLKDAWWPQLHSFAVGLEGSPDLIAAKKAADFIGTVHHEVHFTIQEALDALEDVIYHIETYDITTVRASTPMYLLARVIKSMGIKMVLSGEGSDELFGGYLYFHKAPNAREFHEELVRKMSKLHLYDCLRANKSLAAWGVEGRVPFLDKDFIDIAMRLNPLDKMNIKLPNGKQRIEKWIVRKAFEDILPPDICWRQKEQFSDGVGYSWIDTLKEMTAQKVSDAEFAQRAKRFPVNTPVTKEEYYYREIFSNLFPSESAALAVPHEAGVACSTAKALEWDEAWSKMDEPSGRAISGVHNDAYKS; encoded by the coding sequence ATGTGTGGATTTGTTGGCGCATTTGATTTAAACAGCGGCTCGCAGCCGATTGATGAAGGCTTAAAAGAACAGCTTCGTTCCCAAGTTCTGGATATGTCTAAAAAAATCCGTCATAGGGGACCGGACTGGAGTGGAGTTTACACAGGAAACAATGCGATTTTAAGCCACGAACGACTTTCTATTGTAGATCCGCTTTCTGGAAAACAGCCGCTTGTTAGCGATGACGGAAAAATCATTCTTGCGGCAAACGGTGAAATATATAATCATCAGGAAATCCGCAGACAGTTTGCAGGAAAATACAGCTTTAAAACACAGAGCGACTGCGAAGTTATAATTCCGCTTTACAAAAAATACAGAGCAGAAGAAAACGGCTTTTGCAAAATGATAGAAGAGCTTTCTGGAATTTTTGCATTCGCGCTTTATGATTCAGAAAAAGACGTTTATTTAATTGCCCGTGACGAAATCGGCGTTATTCCGCTTTATCAGGCATGGGACAAGCAGGGACGTTACTATGTTGCTTCAGAACTAAAGGCTCTTGAAGGGCAAAACATGGTTTCTATTGAAGAATTTCCAAACGGACATTATTTCTATTCAAAAGACAAAAAGCCGGCTCTTTGGTACAAACGCGACTGGGAAGAATTCAGCGCAGTAGAAAATGCAAAACGCGCGACGGATGACAACGGAGAAATCATAAACGAAGATGTAATTCAGAATGTGCGCGACGGACTTGAAAAAGCCGTGAAACAGCAGCTTATGAGCGATGTTCCTTATGGAGTTTTGCTTTCAGGCGGACTTGATTCAACTGTAATCGCGGCAATCACACAAAAATTCGCAAAAAAAAGAATTGAGACCGGCTCTTTAAAAGATGCCTGGTGGCCGCAGCTTCATAGTTTTGCAGTAGGACTTGAAGGAAGCCCTGACTTAATCGCAGCAAAAAAAGCCGCTGATTTTATAGGAACTGTTCACCATGAGGTTCACTTTACAATTCAGGAAGCTTTAGATGCCCTTGAAGATGTAATTTACCACATTGAAACTTACGACATTACAACAGTGCGCGCTTCAACACCAATGTACTTGCTTGCCCGCGTTATAAAATCAATGGGAATAAAAATGGTTCTTTCCGGCGAAGGAAGCGATGAGCTTTTTGGCGGATATTTGTATTTCCACAAAGCGCCTAACGCCCGCGAATTCCATGAAGAGCTTGTGCGTAAAATGAGCAAACTGCACCTTTACGACTGCCTGCGTGCAAACAAATCTCTTGCAGCCTGGGGAGTTGAAGGCCGTGTTCCTTTCCTTGACAAGGATTTTATCGACATTGCAATGAGACTGAATCCGCTTGACAAAATGAACATAAAACTTCCGAACGGAAAACAGCGCATTGAGAAATGGATTGTACGCAAGGCATTTGAAGACATTCTTCCACCTGACATTTGCTGGAGACAAAAAGAGCAGTTCAGCGACGGCGTAGGCTACAGCTGGATTGACACATTGAAGGAAATGACAGCACAAAAAGTTTCGGATGCAGAATTCGCCCAGAGAGCAAAAAGATTCCCGGTAAACACTCCTGTTACAAAGGAAGAATATTATTACAGGGAAATTTTTTCAAACCTCTTCCCAAGCGAAAGCGCAGCGCTTGCAGTTCCACACGAAGCCGGAGTCGCCTGCTCAACAGCAAAAGCCCTAGAATGGGATGAAGCCTGGAGCAAAATGGACGAACCAAGCGGAAGAGCCATTAGCGGCGTGCATAATGACGCCTACAAAAGCTAA
- a CDS encoding YkgJ family cysteine cluster protein yields the protein MESVFENLKDTCEGKIAAEIEKLYAELEKQQSDWYKKTKFTCHSGCGMCCHNFEPDLTEAEANFMVLWLIQNQRQTAEKLLEENENSSKTCIFFNAENDCHCSIYGARPFICRLFGASSFYSKNHSLVWRPCKFYPEEKLSDFGLSHRQYSKDMAKKILGEVPPAMSDIMAQAMAVSPENKSTEPLRKILPRKIQHIFFLLKCCGNV from the coding sequence ATGGAATCAGTTTTTGAAAACCTTAAAGACACTTGCGAAGGCAAAATTGCCGCTGAAATAGAAAAACTTTATGCCGAACTTGAAAAACAGCAGTCGGATTGGTACAAAAAAACAAAATTCACCTGCCATTCTGGCTGCGGAATGTGCTGCCACAACTTTGAGCCGGACTTAACAGAAGCCGAAGCAAATTTTATGGTATTGTGGCTTATACAAAACCAAAGACAAACCGCAGAAAAACTTCTTGAAGAAAATGAAAATTCCAGTAAAACTTGCATTTTTTTCAATGCGGAAAATGACTGTCACTGCTCCATTTATGGCGCGCGACCTTTTATCTGCAGACTTTTTGGAGCAAGCAGTTTTTACAGCAAAAACCATTCACTTGTCTGGCGGCCATGCAAATTTTATCCGGAAGAAAAACTTTCAGACTTTGGACTTTCCCACAGACAATATTCAAAAGATATGGCAAAAAAAATTCTGGGCGAAGTTCCTCCTGCAATGAGCGACATAATGGCGCAGGCAATGGCAGTCAGCCCCGAAAACAAAAGCACCGAGCCTCTGCGGAAAATTCTTCCAAGAAAAATTCAGCACATATTTTTTCTTCTCAAATGCTGCGGAAATGTTTAG